In Cololabis saira isolate AMF1-May2022 chromosome 4, fColSai1.1, whole genome shotgun sequence, one DNA window encodes the following:
- the LOC133442196 gene encoding testis-expressed protein 12-like: MAGKLTPPTFKKQTVNNLTGPKQAAPKEMECTLSNEGKSPPTKKKTPQTSTVDSAGAFAAAAAANADVVCPCALISGASRELNMLVANFAEVLSERAAGDNTQMKELEGLLVQARNLESHLKEKKQHLKQTLALISDKLQG; the protein is encoded by the exons ATGGCAGGAAAACTGACACCACCGACATTCAAGAAGCAGACAGTGAACAACCTCACAGGACCAAAACAGGCCGCTCCCAAAGAG ATGGAGTGTACACTTTCAAATGAAGGCAAATCTCCACCTACAAAGAAAAAGACTCCTCAAACCTCAACCGTGGACTCAGCAGGTGCATtcgcagctgcagctgcag CAAATGCTGACGTCGTCTGTCCGTGTGCTCTCATCTCAGGTGCAAGCAGAGAGCTCAACATGCTGGTGGCAAACTTTGCTGAAGTCTTAAG TGAGAGAGCTGCAGGCGACAACACCCAGATGAAGGAGCTGGAGGGCCTTCTGGTCCAGGCTCGGAACCTGGAGTCCCACCTGAAGGAGAAGAAGCAGCACCTGAAGCAGACGCTGGCTCTGATCTCTGATAAGCTGCAGGGTTAG